In the genome of Planctomycetia bacterium, the window GACTTCGGTGTAGCGTCCTTCGGTGCGGCCGCCGGCGTCTCTTCCGCTCGCAGCGTGGAAGCGGAAGAAACGAATGCTCCGGCCGTCAGCGCGGCGAACGAGCGACGGGTGTACTTGTCGGTGGGCATGAAATCCGATTCCTTCAGCAGGAGACGAGCGGTGAGATCAATGGGCGAGCCGGCGATTTCGAACTTCGTAAACCTGGTATCAGAGCAATTCGTGAATTTACCATGCTGCGAACATAGAAGCGACGAAGCACCTGGGGGAGATTCCCGACTCGTTCCGGACGGACGATCCCAGTCGGCTGCGGACGGCGAGTGCTCTAACATCGGACTCTCGACTTTCCCCAACCTGAGCGAAATCGATCGTTTGACGCAACGCTGACTTTGATCGATGATCCAGGGAACGATCGATGTTGCTCGGCGGGCCTTCACCGAAGTCTCTTTTCGAGCAGCATCCCGCTGAGTGTGTCGGACCATCCGCAGGCTTCTTGTCCGCAGCCATCCTTGAGCAGCGCCATGAATCGCAACTCTCGTATCGTTTCTCTCAGTGTGCTGCTGTTAGGATTAGTCTTGTCCGCTAAGGCCGAGGAGGTGGGGGCGCCGGGTTCTTATTCGGCAGCGTTTGTCGTGCCACTCGAGGCCGGTTGGGCTTGGCTTCGCGAAGAGCCGCAGGGATGGAGAGTTGAGCAGGGGAGCCTGGAGATTCTCGCGCAGCCGGGGCATGTGTTCGCTAAGTACAACGATGCTCGCAACGTATTGTTGCGCAAGGCTCCGGAGTCTGCGAAAGCGTGGTCGGTCGAGGTGTTCGTCGAGAGCCGGCCGACGACGCAGTTCGAGGAGGCGACTCTCTACTACTATCTCGACGACGACAACTACGTCGGGCTGTTCCGAGAGCAACTCGGCAACGGAACGTATGTGCGGATGATTCGCGAGCAGGCGGGAACGGCGTCGTTTTTGTTCGAGAAGAAGTACGACGCGCCTGGCGTCTGGTTTCGCCTCGTCGTCGACGGCACGAAAGCGACAGGCTTCTATCGACAAACGGAAAACGATCCGTGGCTCGCGATGAGCCGTACCGAGTTGCCTGCGAAGGATGGTGTGAAAGCCGGCGTGAAGGTCGGTGTGAATGCGTCGGGCGGGCCGAAGGGAACGAATCGCTGGGCGAAGTTTCGCGACTTCCGAGTTCGAGTCCCAGCGGAGTAGCTGCACTACTCGCGAAACCGGTAGCCCAGGCCACGTACCGTTTCGATGTGGCCGCTCCACTTGCCGAGCTTCTTACGAAGGCCGCTTAGCTGCACGTCGACCGACCGCTCGGTAGCCGCATGCTCTTCGCCTTGCACCGCGTCGACGATCTGCGCACGGGTGAAGGCCCAACCGGGCTTCGAAGCCAGGAAGTGCAGCAGCCTGAATTCGATATTCGTCAGCGCGATGGGTTCGCCGGCCGCAGTCACTTCGCGCGTGATCGGGTCGATGATGATTTCTCCGACGCGCAGCGGTTGCTCGCTCTTCGCCGAACCGTTCGCCTTCTTGCGAAGCACCGTTTTAATCCGCGTGCCGAGCACCTTCGTGCTGAACGGCTTCGTCACGTAATCGTCGGCGCCGCATTCGAGGCCTGCGACGACATCGTTTTCTTCCCCTTTGGCCGATAGCATGATGATCGGAATCGCTTGGGCCACGGCATCGCTCTTCAGCAGCCGGCAGATTTCCAAACCGCTGAACGTCGGCAGCATCACATCGAGCACGATCAGGTCGGGACGTGATTCCTGCACTACGCTCACGGCTCGCTGGCCCGAGTTCTCGCAGATTACTAAGTACCCTTGCCGCGTCAGGTCGTACATGAGCAATTCGAGAATGTCGTCGTCATCGTCTACAACGAGAATTTTCTCGCCGGCCATGGGTTGGTCGATTCATCGAAGTTGTGTCGTCACGGTGCGCCTATTACCAAAATAGCACGCTCCGAACGAAATTGATCGCTAGCGTATTGTTAGGGTTTCGTGAGCGCGCTCGACGTCGGAGTCGTTGACACTGCGGATCTGCTTTTCGTAACGGCGCTCATCGAAATCTAACCGCTTGGCGAACCGCTCTAGGCATAGAATCGGCACGGTTCGCCACATCGACGTACGTCTTACAACAGGAGAATGGTATGCAACTTACACGCCTAGCATGGTCGGTCATCGCACTGGTTGCGACCTCGACGGTCTATGCCGAAGACCAACTCGTGAAGATCGACGGCTCCAGCACCGTGTTTCCGATTACGGAAGCGGTCGCCGAGGATTTCCAAGCCGAATCCGGCGGCAAGGTCAAAGTCACGGTCGGCATCTCCGGCACCGGCGGCGGCTTCAAGAAGTTCGTTCGCGGCGAGATCGACATCGCGGACGCTTCCCGGCCGATTCTCGCTAAGGAAATCGCGGACGCTCGAGCCAACGGC includes:
- a CDS encoding response regulator; translated protein: MAGEKILVVDDDDDILELLMYDLTRQGYLVICENSGQRAVSVVQESRPDLIVLDVMLPTFSGLEICRLLKSDAVAQAIPIIMLSAKGEENDVVAGLECGADDYVTKPFSTKVLGTRIKTVLRKKANGSAKSEQPLRVGEIIIDPITREVTAAGEPIALTNIEFRLLHFLASKPGWAFTRAQIVDAVQGEEHAATERSVDVQLSGLRKKLGKWSGHIETVRGLGYRFRE